In the genome of Vanacampus margaritifer isolate UIUO_Vmar chromosome 1, RoL_Vmar_1.0, whole genome shotgun sequence, one region contains:
- the LOC144037394 gene encoding glycerol-3-phosphate dehydrogenase [NAD(+)], cytoplasmic, which produces MAAAKKVCIIGSGNWGSAIAKIVGANAARNSKFDNTVKMWVFEELVNGRKLTEIINTDHENVKYLPGHKLPANVLAVPDLVEASGDADILVFVIPHQFIGKACDAMKGKIKSDALGISLIKGVDEGPDGLKLISDVIQEKLGIAMSVLMGANIANEVADEKFCETTIGCKNENHGALLKELMQTNNFRVTVVQEHDVVEICGALKNIVAVGAGFCDGLGFGDNTKAAVIRLGLMEMIAFARIFCTAGPVSSATFLESCGVADLITTCYGGRNRKVAEAFAKTGKSIEELEKEMLNGQKLQGPATAAEVYLILKHKNLVDKFPLFNAVYQICYQGHPVTEFISCLQNHPEHM; this is translated from the exons ATGGCAGCCGCGAAGAAAGTCTGCATCATCGGATCTGGAAATTG GGGCTCTGCCATCGCCAAGATAGTGGGCGCCAATGCCGCTCGGAATTCCAAGTTTGACAACACAGTAAAAATGTGGGTGTTTGAGGAGTTGGTGAATGGGCGCAAACTGACTGAAATTATCAACACTGACCATGAGAATGTGAAGTACCTTCCTGGGCACAAGCTACCAGCAAATGTG CTGGCAGTTCCAGACCTAGTGGAGGCATCCGGTGATGCAGACATTCTGGTGTTTGTCATCCCGCACCAGTTTATTGGGAAAGCCTGCGACGCCATGAAGGGCAAGATAAAGAGTGACGCACTGGGCATATCTTTAATCAAG GGAGTTGACGAAGGGCCCGATGGACTTAAACTCATCTCTGATGTGATCCAGGAGAAGCTTGGCATTGCAATGAGTGTGCTGATGGGGGCCAACATTGCCAATGAAGTAGCTGATGAGAAGTTTTGTGAGACCACCATTG GATGCAAGAATGAAAACCACGGGGCTCTTCTGAAGGAACTCATGCAGACCAACAATTTCCGTGTGACGGTCGTGCAAGAGCACGATGTGGTGGAAATCTGCGGCGCTTTAAAG AACATTGTTGCTGTCGGGGCAGGTTTCTGTGATGGTCTGGGTTTCGGAGACAACACAAAAGCAGCAGTGATCCGATTGGGCCTGATGGAGATGATCGCATTCGCCCGCATTTTCTGCACTGCCGGACCTGTGTCCTCTGCAACCTTTCTGGAAAGCTGTGGCGTCGCTGATCTCATCACAACCTGCTACGGTGGCCGCAACCGCAAGGTAGCCGAGGCCTTTGCAAAGACAGGAAAG TCCATTGAGGAGCTGGAGAAAGAGATGCTGAACGGTCAGAAGCTGCAAGGCCCAGCGACTGCGGCTGAGGTCTATCTCATCCTCAAGCACAAAAATTTGGTTGACAA GTTCCCATTATTCAATGCTGTCTATCAGATCTGCTACCAGGGCCATCCAGTCACAGAGTTTATCAGCTGCTTGCAAAACCATCCAGAGCACATGTAA
- the g6pd gene encoding glucose-6-phosphate 1-dehydrogenase isoform X2 has protein sequence MGTRASAEKMSNIPLSRSEVFGELRKELHNDDEFRESDVHVFIIMGASGDLAKKKIYPTLWWLFRDGLLPEKTFFVGFARSDLKVDAIRASCMPYLKVTDSEVDRLSVFFSRNSYISGKYADDDSFSNLNKHILTLPGGSEANRLFYLALPPTVYHDVTKNIRHHCMSEKGWTRVIVEKPFGHDLQSSEELSAHISSLFTEDQIYRIDHYLGKEMVQNLMVLRFGNRIFGPIWNRDSVACVVLTFKEPFGTQGRGGYFDDFGIIRDVMQNHLLQLLSLVAMEKPASTSSDDVRDEKVKVLKCINPIVMSDVVLGQYVGDPEGEGDAKLGYLDDPTVPKGSTQATFATAVLYVHNERWDGVPFILRCGKALNERKAEVRLQFTDVPGDIFENRCRRNELVVRVQPNEAVYAKMMSKKPGVYFAPEETELDLTYKSRYKDVKLPDAYERLILDVFCGSQMHFVRSDELKEAWRIFTPLLHQIDKEKPKPIPYKYGSRGPAEADELVKRVGFRYEGTYRWVNPNKL, from the exons ATGGGAACTCGAGCGAGCGCTG agAAAATGAGCAACATCCCCCTCTCTCGCTCCGAGGTGTTTGGGGAGCTGAGGAAGGAGCTGCACAATGATGATGAGTTCCGAGAATCCGACGTTCACGTATTTATCATCATGGGAGCCTCG GGTGATCTGGCCAAGAAGAAAATTTACCCAACTCTCTG GTGGTTGTTCCGAGACGGTCTCCTCCCAGAGAAAACATTCTTTGTTGGCTTTGCTCGCTCTGACCTGAAGGTTGATGCTATCAGGGCTTCCTGCATGCCATACCTCAAG GTGACAGACTCTGAAGTGGATCGGTTGTCGGTCTTCTTCAGCAGAAACTCATACATAAGTGGGAAATATGCAGATGATGACTCCTTCTCCAATCTCAATAAACACATCCTCACACTGCCGGGAGGATCAGAGGCAAACCGGCTCTTCTACCTGGCTCTGCCGCCCACAGTCTACCACGATGTTACCAAGAACataaggcaccactgtatgaGTGAGAA AGGCTGGACAAGAGTGATTGTAGAGAAGCCGTTTGGACATGACCTTCAGAGCTCAGAAGAGCTGTCGGCTCACATCTCTTCCCTCTTCACGGAAGACCAGATCTATCGTATAGATCACTATCTTGGGAAAGAAATGGTGCAGAACCTTATGGTGCTCAG ATTTGGAAACCGCATCTTCGGACCGATCTGGAATAGGGACAGTGTGGCCTGTGTGGTCCTCACATTTAAAGAACCTTTTGGCACTCAGGGAAGAGGAGGCTACTTTGATGACTTTGGAATCATCCG AGATGTCATGCAGAACCACTTGCTCCAGTTGCTGTCCTTGGTTGCCATGGAGAAACCAGCCTCCACCAGCTCTGATGATGTCAGGGACGAAAAG GTCAAAGTGCTGAAATGCATCAATCCAATTGTAATGTCCGATGTGGTTCTGGGTCAGTATGTGGGTGATCCTGAGGGGGAAGGAGATGCCAAACTGGGTTATCTTGATGATCCCACAGTTCCCAAAGGATCAACTCAGGCCACATTTGCCACAGCAGTGCTCTATGTGCACAACGAGCGCTGGGATG GCGTTCCTTTCATCCTTCGTTGTGGAAAAGCGCTAAACGAGAGAAAGGCCGAGGTGCGGCTGCAATTCACAGATGTCCCGGgggacatttttgaaaatcgGTGTCGCCGTAACGAGCTGGTGGTTCGCGTGCAACCCAACGAAGCCGTCTACGCCAAGATGATGAGCAAGAAACCTGGTGTGTACTTCGCCCCGGAGGAAACGGAGCTGGACCTCACCTACAAGAGCCGATATAAG GACGTGAAGCTACCAGATGCCTATGAACGTCTCATTCTGGATGTCTTCTGTGGGAGTCAGATGCACTTTGTGCGCAG TGATGAATTAAAGGAAGCCTGGAGGATCTTCACGCCGCTCCTTCACCAAATAGACAAAGAGAAGCCAAAACCCATTCCTTACAAATACGGAAG CCGTGGCCCAGCAGAAGCAGATGAGCTCGTAAAGCGAGTTGGATTCCGCTATGAAGGCACTTACAGATGGGTGAACCCCAACAAACTTTGA
- the g6pd gene encoding glucose-6-phosphate 1-dehydrogenase isoform X1, whose translation MRAMNNRSTPGKKMSNIPLSRSEVFGELRKELHNDDEFRESDVHVFIIMGASGDLAKKKIYPTLWWLFRDGLLPEKTFFVGFARSDLKVDAIRASCMPYLKVTDSEVDRLSVFFSRNSYISGKYADDDSFSNLNKHILTLPGGSEANRLFYLALPPTVYHDVTKNIRHHCMSEKGWTRVIVEKPFGHDLQSSEELSAHISSLFTEDQIYRIDHYLGKEMVQNLMVLRFGNRIFGPIWNRDSVACVVLTFKEPFGTQGRGGYFDDFGIIRDVMQNHLLQLLSLVAMEKPASTSSDDVRDEKVKVLKCINPIVMSDVVLGQYVGDPEGEGDAKLGYLDDPTVPKGSTQATFATAVLYVHNERWDGVPFILRCGKALNERKAEVRLQFTDVPGDIFENRCRRNELVVRVQPNEAVYAKMMSKKPGVYFAPEETELDLTYKSRYKDVKLPDAYERLILDVFCGSQMHFVRSDELKEAWRIFTPLLHQIDKEKPKPIPYKYGSRGPAEADELVKRVGFRYEGTYRWVNPNKL comes from the exons ATGCGCGCAATGAATAATCGCAGTACCCCAGGAA agAAAATGAGCAACATCCCCCTCTCTCGCTCCGAGGTGTTTGGGGAGCTGAGGAAGGAGCTGCACAATGATGATGAGTTCCGAGAATCCGACGTTCACGTATTTATCATCATGGGAGCCTCG GGTGATCTGGCCAAGAAGAAAATTTACCCAACTCTCTG GTGGTTGTTCCGAGACGGTCTCCTCCCAGAGAAAACATTCTTTGTTGGCTTTGCTCGCTCTGACCTGAAGGTTGATGCTATCAGGGCTTCCTGCATGCCATACCTCAAG GTGACAGACTCTGAAGTGGATCGGTTGTCGGTCTTCTTCAGCAGAAACTCATACATAAGTGGGAAATATGCAGATGATGACTCCTTCTCCAATCTCAATAAACACATCCTCACACTGCCGGGAGGATCAGAGGCAAACCGGCTCTTCTACCTGGCTCTGCCGCCCACAGTCTACCACGATGTTACCAAGAACataaggcaccactgtatgaGTGAGAA AGGCTGGACAAGAGTGATTGTAGAGAAGCCGTTTGGACATGACCTTCAGAGCTCAGAAGAGCTGTCGGCTCACATCTCTTCCCTCTTCACGGAAGACCAGATCTATCGTATAGATCACTATCTTGGGAAAGAAATGGTGCAGAACCTTATGGTGCTCAG ATTTGGAAACCGCATCTTCGGACCGATCTGGAATAGGGACAGTGTGGCCTGTGTGGTCCTCACATTTAAAGAACCTTTTGGCACTCAGGGAAGAGGAGGCTACTTTGATGACTTTGGAATCATCCG AGATGTCATGCAGAACCACTTGCTCCAGTTGCTGTCCTTGGTTGCCATGGAGAAACCAGCCTCCACCAGCTCTGATGATGTCAGGGACGAAAAG GTCAAAGTGCTGAAATGCATCAATCCAATTGTAATGTCCGATGTGGTTCTGGGTCAGTATGTGGGTGATCCTGAGGGGGAAGGAGATGCCAAACTGGGTTATCTTGATGATCCCACAGTTCCCAAAGGATCAACTCAGGCCACATTTGCCACAGCAGTGCTCTATGTGCACAACGAGCGCTGGGATG GCGTTCCTTTCATCCTTCGTTGTGGAAAAGCGCTAAACGAGAGAAAGGCCGAGGTGCGGCTGCAATTCACAGATGTCCCGGgggacatttttgaaaatcgGTGTCGCCGTAACGAGCTGGTGGTTCGCGTGCAACCCAACGAAGCCGTCTACGCCAAGATGATGAGCAAGAAACCTGGTGTGTACTTCGCCCCGGAGGAAACGGAGCTGGACCTCACCTACAAGAGCCGATATAAG GACGTGAAGCTACCAGATGCCTATGAACGTCTCATTCTGGATGTCTTCTGTGGGAGTCAGATGCACTTTGTGCGCAG TGATGAATTAAAGGAAGCCTGGAGGATCTTCACGCCGCTCCTTCACCAAATAGACAAAGAGAAGCCAAAACCCATTCCTTACAAATACGGAAG CCGTGGCCCAGCAGAAGCAGATGAGCTCGTAAAGCGAGTTGGATTCCGCTATGAAGGCACTTACAGATGGGTGAACCCCAACAAACTTTGA